CCTTTTATTTCTGTACAGAGGGAGTATAAGCTAGGTCTTAAAAACGGAATTTGCTTAAGGAAGCTGAAACCTTCTTGTGCGTGAGTTGATATCATCGGCAATCCTTAAACCAATTGTTCACCAGTAGAACAAAAACTGACGGCCATTTCGTCCTAATTTTGAGAAATACCGCAGTATAACAAATTTATAAGACCATTAGGATCTTATAAGAATGTTAGAAGAACATTTCGGCCTTCAAAAGTAGCCTTTTCAAGGGGAGACGGTTGCTCAACGTTGTTTGGTGCAAGGCCGGGTTCTTGGTGAACTCACATCGATTGTCTAGTACAGTGCAAACACGTACACTTCACATCAAAGATAAGACGCCAGGTTCCAGCAGCGTTCCAAATCAGGCTCGCACTCGACATTCGACACCATGTCCACATCTAGAACCGAACTAGCCATCCCCAGACGACAGCTTCCGTCAGATCGACAACAATGCAAAACACACAGAAACGATAGCTACGACAGCCCCATCCGGTCTACGGACTTCATCACCCGCTTCGCGTTAGTCTTCTCCAGGTCAGGCCCCAGGTGGGCCGCCGATGCGCGCCTGATCCTCTGGGCCAGCTCCCACCCCCAGCGCTCGCTCCTGAAGCGCTGCGCCATGCTCACAACAAGTCGTCGTCACTATATCAGACAGACATCCGGCCAACGAGCAAAGCATACATGCATGGAGTATAAGACTCGGCGATGGGTACTCTACTTACAGGAGTTTCGGCCGTGTCGAGCAGGCGGCTGAGGACGCGGCTGCCGAAGCGGTTCTTCACCAGCCCGGCGAGCTGTGTATCGCCCAGCCGTTCAAGCTCCTGGATCAGACGCCGCAGCAGCTCGCCCCGGTAATCGCCGCTCTTCAGGATGCAAGACTGCACCACGTAGTGCCCGTACCGGTGGCAGCACAGACTGGCGACTTCCGTCATGAGCTGATCCACGACGGCGTACTGTACACCTATGTCCCCATGCTCCAGGACGCCCTGCATGAAGTAGTTGCTGCATGCGGGGTACCGATCGAGAGACCTCTGTCAGTTTTAGCTTGGCATTCAGTTCAGACTTCAGAGTTTAGAGCGGGCCGGTAAGTAATCGAACGTAAGTTCAGAATCATGGAACAGGTTAACGCGAGGAATGAGAATTAACCTGTATTGGCCCATGGCCATTGCTATGGCACCTTCACAGACGGCCTTCTCGAAGTCCTTGAGATGGTCGGCTCGCGCGTTCCTGAAGCATACTGCCAGGCACCTCGACCCCAACTCTGACTCCAGCTTGTCATTGATGGTGTCCAGGGCGTGCCGGATCAGAGCCTGAAGCCAAACAAAATACAGAAATGGCCAAGCATATGTAGTAGTGTGATGTATCACTGATCGCATGGTTGCTGCTATATATTGCGGCCGGCACTTACCCTGGTCACCTCGTAAGGCATCGTGGCGAAACAGTCGGCAATCAGTTCGTTCCCTCCGGCCTCGTCCATCACGCGCTCATTCACGAAGCTGCCGACGAGCCGCTCGGACAGGTCCCAGTGCCGCGCCACCTCCGCAATGAGCATCTTCAGAGATGTCACCCTGCATTGCATTGCACCAGGCAGATGCAGGCAACACAAGTTCAGCAGCAGGTTTTCGCCACACACAAGACACAACTCTAGTACCATACTCATACACTACTTCATTTTGTTATACCACAGGCCACAGTAATAATTTGGCCACAGAACCACCGCAGGTGTTGCTGCGATCGAAACTGTTTGTTTGATAAGCTAAATAGCTAGCTGTATATGCTACAGAGATGTTAATTTAGTAGTTTTTTTAGCACTGTTAATTTAGTAACTGTAGTTTGGACATGCGAATCACAATGGTAAATTACTTCTGATCAAACTGGCAGCACTGGAAAATCTGAAATAGAAGGGAGTTGTTGATCTGTTAACCTACCCGTCGTTGGACCTCGAGACGAGGTTGGGCGTGACGGCGGCTTCCACGATGCTGCGGAGCTCCTCATACCGCCAGCGGCAGATGCGCAGCAGCGTGGCGAACACCGCATGCCCCTGCCTGTTCCCCATGATCTCGTGCGCGCGGTGCACGAACCAGCCGAGCACCCTGTGGCGCATCTCCTCCTCACCCTGCTCCAGCAGTTGGACCACGAATGCCGAGCAATACATCAGCAGCTGCTCAAGCGTCATCGGGGAACGGAGCGACTCCGATCGGATCTTCTCCAGCCTCGAGTCTTGGTGAATCGGTGGCTCTGGCGCCCCCGAGTGCGAGCTCCGGGTCCCGTCCCCTGCATGGCGTTGCGGCGGCTGCGGCCAGGTCTGCGGCGCGTAGAACAGGCCGACTCCGGACGGTCGCGCGGTGCCAACTGGAGCGGCACTGCTCGAGGAGGTCCCGCGCCGCCCGTAGAACAGCTCGACTGCGGACGGTCGCGCCGTGCCAACTGGAGCGGCGCCGCTCGAGGAGGTCCCGCGCCGCCCGTAGAACAGGTCCACTGCGGACGGCCGCGCCGTGCCAACTGGAGCGGCGCCGCTCGAGGAGGTCTCGCTCCGCCCGTAGAGGCGCTGCGCCGACCCAAACTGCGGGTGCAGCGGCGGGATCGGTCCCGGCTGCTGCTGTATCGACGAGGCGACCAAGGCGGCGCCGCGCGTCGTCTCGTCGTCGTGGACGCGGGGGCGCGGGGGCATGGGATGGGCCGGGTCGTAGCCGTAGACGGCGCTCCAGGACGCGCCCACCCGCACGCGGCGCGGCGAATCCCTCAAGTACAGCTCCCCCATCCTTCGCCCCTGCGACTCGAGCTCGGAGGGGAACGCGTCCGCCCCCTGATCCACAGGCAGCGGCACGGGCGGAATCACGtgcccctgctgctgctgctgctgctgctgcggtgGCGGCCgcagcgacgacgacgaggacgggGTCTCCCCGCGATAGGCGGCGCGGCCGCCGCCGTGGGAGGGCGCGGGGCGGGATGGCTTGCTTGGGAAGCCCACCTTGTGCTTGCTCGAATCCATGGCTTGTACTAGTTTCGCTTGCTCTGGGGTTTCGGGGGAATGAATTGGGCGAGCGTGTTTATATAGTGGCAGAGAGGCGGCGGCCGGGTGAGACGCGGGGTGGGAGGAGGAGGACACCCGGCCGATTTACACGGGGAGGAGCGGGCCGGCCAGTTGAGAAAAAGGTTTCCCCGCTTTGTATTCCAAAGCAACCAATTGATACATTTAAAGATAGATGCTGGGGCGGAAGCAGCACAATCACACTCAAAAGAAACGAAAGAGAAACAACAAGAGAAAAGAATGCCGACAACGGCGGATCGACGGAAACGAAGAAGCTTCACGACCACTGCGCCCACCAAAGATCTCCCACCAAGCTCCAAGGCTCCGAAGCACCGGTACCAATCAACACCTCCAAGAAGGACTGCGACGAAGACGACGCTgctgccaagggtttcccccggtacacGACGAGGCGAGAGGAAGGGTTGCCCCCGACGCCCTCCAGGAAGGTCCGGCGGCACCCACCGGCGTCGCCGCGTCGGTGTCGGACAGGCTGACAGGGGTTTCCCCCGATCCCAACCTTCACCTCGGGTGCTCCAGAGCCTGCCACCAAACCGACCACCATCTTGCGCCACCATGGTCAAGAAGCCTCCAGGCCGTCTCACCACGGCACCACGAGATGAGGTCTGCACAACAAGGGATAGGAGCCGGGACTAGGGGCCGCAGCACCGTCGGCACGCGGGAGGGCACAACCTCCACCGTCAACGACGGTAGCCGACCGGacacactagcaggagcctaccAGGCCCGTGTGCCCACAGGCCCGGCCGGGAACTCCATTCCCGGAAAGCTCCCGCCATCGCGCTGCAGCAGGCACGCCATCGACATCGCCGCCCCCCATCCGAGtcgctcctcctcctcaccacACAGACGACGACGAAGCCACGCCAGGGACCGGCCCGCTAGGACCCAGATGGGGCCGGgagggcccagatctgggccggggACGCGCCGCTGGCCGCCGCACGCCACCACGCCGCCCTGCTGCCAAGGGCAGCACCGCCACCGCGCCTACCGCCGGCGACCGCTGCCGGGTCGCCGGGCCGCCACCCAGCCGAGCATCACCGCCGCCGTCACCAGCCCCGGGAGGGAGACGAACGCGCGGGTACAGAagggcccgccgccgccggcagcaCCCGGGCCAGCGCCGGGGCACCCGCCGGCGGCAGCGGGGGAGAGCTCACGGGGGTGGCGGTCGAGGAAAGAGGAGGGACGcgccgccccggccacctcccggGGAGGCGCCGCAGGGGCGGGAACGGGATGGGGAGGGGGAAGAGGGGGGCGGGGAGGGCCGGGCGCGCGAGCCGGCGGCCGGCAGCGGCGGGAGGGGGCTAGGGCGCCGCCGGTGGCGGCGGTGGAACCCTAGCGGGAGGGAGCGG
This genomic window from Aegilops tauschii subsp. strangulata cultivar AL8/78 chromosome 4, Aet v6.0, whole genome shotgun sequence contains:
- the LOC120963076 gene encoding uncharacterized protein, with amino-acid sequence MTLEQLLMYCSAFVVQLLEQGEEEMRHRVLGWFVHRAHEIMGNRQGHAVFATLLRICRWRYEELRSIVEAAVTPNLVSRSNDGVTSLKMLIAEVARHWDLSERLVGSFVNERVMDEAGGNELIADCFATMPYEVTRALIRHALDTINDKLESELGSRCLAVCFRNARADHLKDFEKAVCEGAIAMAMGQYSNYFMQGVLEHGDIGVQYAVVDQLMTEVASLCCHRYGHYVVQSCILKSGDYRGELLRRLIQELERLGDTQLAGLVKNRFGSRVLSRLLDTAETPRFRSERWGWELAQRIRRASAAHLGPDLEKTNAKRVMKSVDRMGLS